A region of Anolis sagrei isolate rAnoSag1 chromosome 2, rAnoSag1.mat, whole genome shotgun sequence DNA encodes the following proteins:
- the MFSD5 gene encoding molybdate-anion transporter, with protein MLIAAYVAFAFLLVICISLEFSACRSKLTGRSCSNPAFLRFQLDYYQVYFLALAADWLQGPYLYKLYQHYHFLEAQIAIIYVCGFASSVLFGLVSTSLVDRLGRKKSCILFSLTYSICCLTKLSWDYFVLVVGRILGGLSTALLFSAFEAWYVHEHVERYDFPAEWIPATFSKAAFWNSVIAIGAGVVANVFAEWLGLGPVAPFMVSIPFLMLVGVLAIKNWDENYGKKRPLSRTCTDGLKCLLSDRRVLLLGTIQALFESVIYIFIFLWTPVLDPYNPPLGIVFSSFMAASMVGSSLYRIATSKKYHLQPMHILSLSVLMVFFSLFMLTFSTNPGQESPSESFLAFLLIELSCGLYFPSMGFLRQKVIPEKDQAGVMHWFRVPLNLLACLGLLILHDSDYKTGTRNMFTICSVMMVMALLAVVSLFTVVRNNTELRLPSPSGHTENPSPEL; from the coding sequence ATGCTGATTGCTGCCTATGtcgcttttgctttcctcctggTGATATGCATCAGCTTGGAGTTCTCTGCCTGCCGCTCCAAGCTCACAGGCAGGTCTTGCTCCAACCCAGCCTTTCTGCGTTTCCAACTAGACTATTACCAGGTCTACTTCTTGGCTCTTGCAGCTGACTGGTTACAAGGTCCATATCTTTACAAACTGTACCAACATTACCATTTCTTGGAGGCTCAGATTGCCATTATTTATGTCTGTGGCTTTGCCTCAAGTGTGTTGTTTGGGCTGGTCTCGACTTCCTTGGTGGACCGCTTAGGCCGCAAAAAATCCTGCATCCTTTTCTCCTTGACTTATTCCATTTGCTGCCTCACTAAACTCTCCTGGGACTATTTTGTGCTTGTTGTTGGAAGGATATTAGGTGGCCTTTCCACTGCCCTATTGTTCTCTGCCTTTGAGGCATGGTATGTGCACGAACATGTGGAGCGCTATGACTTCCCAGCCGAGTGGATCCCTGCCACTTTTTCCAAGGCGGCCTTCTGGAATAGCGTCATTGCTATTGGAGCTGGGGTGGTAGCCAATGTCTTTGCTGAATGGCTGGGCTTGGGTCCCGTGGCTCCCTTCATGGTCTCCATTCCTTTCCTCATGCTGGTTGGAGTTCTGGCTATAAAGAACTGGGATGAAAATTATGGCAAGAAGAGGCCATTGTCCAGGACTTGCACAGATGGCTTGAAGTGCCTCCTCTCTGACCGCCGCGTCCTGCTCCTGGGGACCATCCAGGCCTTATTTGAAAGTGTCATCTACATCTTTATCTTCCTCTGGACGCCTGTCCTGGATCCCTACAACCCACCCCTGGGCATCGTCTTTTCCAGCTTCATGGCAGCCAGCATGGTGGGCTCATCACTCTACCGCATTGCAACCTCCAAGAAGTATCACTTGCAGCCCATGCACATTCTTTCCCTTTCAGTCCTGATggttttcttctccctcttcatGTTGACTTTTTCTACCAATCCCGGGCAAGAGAGCCCTTCGGAATCATTCTTGGCCTTTCTGCTCATTGAGCTCTCCTGTGGACTCTACTTCCCTTCAATGGGATTTCTCCGGCAGAAGGTGATCCCTGAGAAGGACCAGGCAGGCGTGATGCACTGGTTCCGTGTTCCCCTGAATCTGTTGGCCTGCCTGGGCTTGCTAATTCTCCATGACAGTGACTATAAAACAGGCACCCGGAATATGTTCACCATCTGCTCTGTCATGATGGTGATGGCCCTTTTGGCTGTTGTAAGCCTCTTCACTGTGGTCCGTAACAACACAGAGCTCCGGTTGCCCAGTCCATCCGGTCATACTGAGAACCCTTCTCCTGAGCTCTGA